In one Leptospira mtsangambouensis genomic region, the following are encoded:
- a CDS encoding AfsA-related hotdog domain-containing protein, translating into MKVFEKEEFPAVLPLDKRYTRTYYQDDSFVSNIRRALPRMITTVVMEEHIFPKISHEEIDFLLQYYAKRQDTSGNYYQLKTIPYRIRKESAERILEEAGVDETQRDFISTFYHFDTNLQQYVLNDKVTEADEIKILQIIKRRDYYVGNVEKSKISAIFEPIEEIPKKDTFFANLYIPPAHKFFSPPNLKHISGMQIVEAARQFGIACNHMYGKVPFEGVTFLLLYLNSEFFQYAKMNMPIKLRAKALETKNSKVGYWNYSKLEITAYQENQEITRIEMAASILPLKVYKRLKSTQEEVYEIDPRFRILDQFKNNISVRENGRNIVSTIENISSSGFMVRCSGIHPGDLANSGQLEFFMHFDIVGFVHGTCILLWVKEDDNNEDTFFAGFRFESISELDQANVKEAINRYGRLIEEREIQ; encoded by the coding sequence ATGAAGGTTTTTGAAAAAGAAGAATTTCCCGCAGTTTTACCTCTCGATAAACGATATACAAGAACATATTACCAAGACGATAGTTTTGTTTCTAACATTCGTCGCGCTCTTCCTCGAATGATCACTACTGTGGTCATGGAGGAACATATCTTTCCCAAAATATCCCATGAGGAAATTGATTTTTTGCTACAATATTATGCAAAAAGACAAGATACGAGCGGAAATTATTATCAACTCAAAACAATTCCGTATCGCATTCGTAAAGAATCTGCAGAAAGAATTTTAGAAGAAGCTGGAGTGGATGAAACTCAAAGAGATTTCATTAGCACATTCTATCATTTTGATACAAATCTGCAGCAATATGTTTTAAACGATAAAGTTACGGAAGCAGATGAAATTAAAATTTTGCAGATCATCAAACGGAGGGATTATTACGTTGGAAACGTAGAGAAGTCAAAGATATCTGCAATCTTCGAGCCAATTGAAGAGATTCCTAAAAAAGATACATTTTTTGCGAATCTTTATATTCCGCCAGCCCACAAGTTTTTTTCGCCTCCCAATTTGAAACATATTTCTGGAATGCAGATTGTAGAAGCTGCGAGGCAGTTTGGAATTGCTTGTAACCATATGTACGGAAAGGTTCCTTTTGAAGGAGTCACCTTTTTATTGTTATACTTAAATTCAGAGTTTTTTCAATACGCCAAGATGAACATGCCCATCAAATTGAGGGCAAAAGCATTGGAGACAAAAAATAGTAAGGTTGGGTATTGGAATTACTCGAAATTGGAAATCACTGCGTATCAGGAAAATCAGGAAATCACTCGGATTGAAATGGCAGCGAGTATTTTGCCTTTAAAAGTATACAAACGCCTAAAAAGCACGCAGGAAGAAGTTTATGAAATCGACCCGAGATTTCGCATTTTGGATCAGTTTAAAAACAATATTTCGGTTAGGGAAAATGGGAGAAATATTGTCTCCACCATCGAAAATATCTCTAGTTCAGGGTTTATGGTGCGATGCTCAGGGATTCATCCGGGCGATTTGGCCAATAGCGGGCAACTAGAATTTTTTATGCATTTTGATATTGTAGGTTTCGTTCATGGAACTTGTATTTTATTATGGGTGAAAGAAGACGATAATAATGAAGACACCTTTTTTGCTGGGTTTCGTTTTGAATCGATTTCAGAATTGGACCAAGCAAATGTAAAGGAAGCAATCAATCGTTATGGACGTTTGATCGAAGAAAGGGAAATCCAATGA
- a CDS encoding SDR family NAD(P)-dependent oxidoreductase yields MSGKKVALVTGGTSGLGRAIVLEFANAGYVVGFCGRRKQEGEETLALLEKQGGTGMFVRCDVTQSEAVRNFVESIVAKYGSVDVAVNNAGISGVLKATADYPLDIFDSVMDVNLKGTFLSMQFELKQLLAQGKGGVIINVSSALGVRGKEKAGPYSMTKHGIIGLTKSAALEYGSAGIRVVALCPGGIQTEMDDVFYANVPNPEEVKKERMKSYALGRMATPEEVAKTCVWLSTDGAAFITGAVIPVDGGKTAR; encoded by the coding sequence ATGAGTGGAAAAAAAGTAGCACTAGTGACTGGCGGCACTTCTGGTCTCGGGAGAGCAATTGTTTTAGAATTTGCAAACGCTGGTTATGTGGTTGGATTTTGCGGAAGAAGAAAACAAGAAGGTGAAGAAACTCTTGCCCTTCTTGAAAAACAAGGTGGCACAGGGATGTTTGTCCGTTGTGATGTCACACAATCGGAAGCAGTTCGTAATTTTGTTGAATCAATTGTAGCTAAGTATGGTTCCGTTGATGTTGCCGTGAACAACGCAGGGATTTCTGGTGTTTTGAAAGCAACTGCTGATTATCCATTGGATATTTTTGATTCTGTAATGGATGTCAATTTGAAAGGAACTTTTCTCTCAATGCAATTTGAGTTAAAACAACTTTTGGCTCAAGGAAAAGGTGGGGTCATTATCAATGTCTCTTCTGCGTTGGGTGTCAGAGGAAAAGAAAAAGCTGGTCCTTATTCAATGACAAAACACGGAATCATTGGACTGACTAAATCAGCAGCTTTGGAATACGGTTCAGCTGGAATTCGAGTGGTTGCACTTTGTCCAGGTGGGATCCAAACAGAAATGGATGATGTATTTTATGCCAATGTTCCAAACCCCGAAGAAGTAAAAAAAGAAAGAATGAAATCCTATGCATTGGGTCGAATGGCAACTCCAGAAGAAGTAGCAAAAACTTGTGTATGGTTGTCAACAGATGGAGCTGCTTTTATCACTGGTGCAGTGATACCGGTAGACGGCGGTAAAACAGCAAGATAG